Proteins found in one Halobaculum sp. MBLA0147 genomic segment:
- a CDS encoding DUF460 domain-containing protein: MNARTSALDSVVFGVDVQSGDVRGDSPSYALVEFDGEAVTRDVVSHRKLRRRIDEVEPALVGTDNMYELAADKDALVRFLRSLPGGTSLVQVTGDERPEPLSRVAARHGVPYGDDPMQEAEAAARLAAANVGYEVTAFADTTTVKVSRGRSTGSGGWSQDRYTRRIHGNVKKRAREVESMLEDANLAYERDVTEKYGGFQNAVFTVEATPEELPVSRERAGDTRIEIDRERKDGIEFEPLVQRRDHVLVGIDPGTTTAVAVVGLDGQVHDVHSTRTADTADVIEWLVERGRPIVVAADVTPMPETVEQFRRSFDAAGWTPETDLPVDEKLHRTREYDYENDHERDAMAAALYALDDHEDQFERIARKVPAGVDRDEVIARVVSGEASVEAVLRELSDDPEPEEDDDGHEEPELSEEERRIRELEAQVERLQSHTDDLQAELDEKDDRIAELETELSDARREERREARRDREVTRLRRENDRLERQRDEARADLEAMEEKLARLKTLWKLDHDDFADVAEGRDLVPVKVVEQFTKDDIRAADEQYGLASGDVVYLRDASGAGRATAERLVATDPRVVLRSGGLSDAADEVLFEADVPVGPAEDVQMQEVDDLAVARESDVQAVIDDWERRAEERERQQTAEMVDEIISEHRAESG; encoded by the coding sequence GTGAACGCCCGGACGAGTGCGCTCGACTCGGTCGTGTTCGGTGTCGACGTACAGAGCGGCGACGTTCGGGGGGACAGTCCCTCTTACGCGCTGGTCGAGTTCGACGGGGAGGCGGTGACACGCGACGTGGTGAGCCACCGGAAGCTCCGGCGGCGGATCGACGAGGTCGAACCCGCGCTGGTGGGGACGGACAACATGTACGAGCTCGCGGCCGACAAGGACGCGCTCGTCCGCTTCCTCCGCTCGCTGCCGGGCGGTACGTCGCTGGTCCAGGTGACCGGCGACGAGCGCCCGGAGCCGCTCTCGCGGGTCGCGGCCCGCCACGGCGTCCCGTACGGCGACGACCCGATGCAGGAGGCGGAGGCGGCCGCCCGGCTCGCGGCCGCCAACGTCGGCTACGAGGTGACCGCCTTCGCGGACACGACGACGGTGAAGGTCTCGCGCGGTCGCTCGACCGGCTCCGGCGGCTGGAGTCAGGACCGCTACACCCGCCGCATCCACGGCAACGTGAAGAAGCGTGCCCGCGAGGTGGAGTCGATGCTCGAGGACGCGAACCTCGCGTACGAACGCGACGTGACGGAGAAGTACGGGGGGTTCCAGAACGCCGTCTTCACCGTCGAGGCGACGCCGGAGGAACTGCCGGTCTCGCGGGAACGCGCTGGCGACACGCGGATCGAGATCGACCGCGAGCGGAAGGACGGGATCGAGTTCGAGCCGCTGGTCCAGCGGCGCGACCACGTCCTCGTCGGGATCGACCCGGGGACGACGACAGCCGTCGCCGTCGTCGGGCTCGACGGGCAGGTCCACGACGTCCACTCGACGCGAACCGCCGACACCGCGGACGTGATCGAGTGGCTCGTCGAGCGGGGTCGGCCGATCGTCGTCGCGGCGGACGTGACGCCGATGCCGGAGACGGTCGAGCAGTTCCGGCGCTCGTTCGACGCCGCCGGGTGGACCCCGGAGACGGACCTGCCGGTCGACGAGAAGCTCCACCGGACGCGCGAGTACGACTACGAGAACGACCACGAGCGGGACGCGATGGCGGCGGCGCTGTACGCGCTCGACGACCACGAGGACCAGTTCGAGCGGATCGCCCGCAAGGTGCCCGCCGGGGTCGACCGCGACGAGGTGATCGCCCGCGTCGTCTCCGGGGAGGCGTCCGTCGAGGCGGTGCTCCGGGAGTTGAGCGACGACCCGGAGCCCGAGGAGGACGACGACGGCCACGAGGAGCCGGAGTTGAGCGAGGAGGAGCGGCGCATCCGCGAGTTGGAGGCGCAGGTCGAGCGGCTCCAGAGCCACACGGACGACCTCCAGGCGGAACTCGACGAGAAGGACGACCGGATCGCGGAGTTGGAGACGGAGCTGTCCGACGCCCGCCGCGAGGAGCGCCGCGAGGCGCGCCGCGACCGGGAGGTGACGCGACTCCGGCGCGAGAACGACCGCCTGGAGCGACAACGCGACGAGGCACGGGCGGACCTCGAGGCGATGGAGGAGAAGCTCGCGCGGCTGAAGACGCTGTGGAAGCTCGACCACGACGACTTCGCGGACGTGGCCGAGGGCCGCGACCTCGTCCCGGTGAAGGTCGTCGAGCAGTTCACGAAAGACGACATCCGCGCGGCCGACGAGCAGTACGGGCTCGCCTCGGGCGACGTGGTGTACTTGCGCGACGCCTCCGGCGCGGGTCGAGCGACCGCAGAACGGCTCGTCGCCACGGACCCGCGCGTCGTGTTGCGCTCGGGTGGGCTCTCGGACGCCGCCGACGAGGTGTTGTTCGAGGCGGACGTGCCGGTCGGCCCCGCCGAGGACGTACAGATGCAGGAGGTCGACGACCTCGCCGTCGCCCGCGAGAGCGACGTGCAGGCGGTGATCGACGACTGGGAGCGTCGTGCCGAAGAGCGCGAACGCCAGCAGACCGCCGAGATGGTCGACGAGATCATCTCCGAACACCGCGCCGAGTCCGGCTGA
- a CDS encoding PAS domain S-box protein: MPTDPSVLCLPPSEEDGDELAAALADAEAVTTTVASPTDPPEDPASSFDCVVVTPASLDEPAVETVVGKPLPVVLTDGGTDVLPETVARVATGERRPTADNPIESGGLLDPAESDDDTTPGAATAEASTAGPAAAGTDASGFAAAAEETFDPEVLKRAVDAAQTPLTLSDPSRPDNPMVYVNEAFERVTGYDAEACLGRNCRFLQGPETDERAVEQIRAAIDAREPVTVELTNYTADGEPFRNRLTVTPVYDDGELVHFLGSQEDVTDEWRARRDAELVRSLVNEANDLVLVTDPETGEIVDANRTACEELGYDYATLTDMTPAGVDPRFDDADDYRAYLDDGDGAIEQSTTEGRFQRADGSTFPVEVTGRVTEFDGRQYRLAIARDITERKRRERRRRELSAAIEELYAVDSQTAVADTAVEITARALDLELSAVRLRDETGHRLEPVAISPAAVDAAADDAELAAAFPAYDIDGSAPHAEAYATGEPVRVTDTAVLTDGHERPAVDALVCLPLGAHGVFSVGAHADETLTDGDVELLELFAGNVRAALDRLAVERRVREQRDDLQVLNQMVRHDIRNDLQATLAFAETIADVGEGDVAEFADRIVESTRNAMELTKTARDLGETMLQPERERKPIPLRGTVQSQLDEVRSTAQGAVITTDGTIPRVDVLADDMFDSAVRNLLTNAVEHNDGAVPEVTVSATVEEGDDDGPDRWATLRVADDGPGVPPDRREEIFGKGEKGLDSEGTGIGLYLVQTLAENAGGEVWVEDGDPEGAVFVLRLPVAERDDWAGGGDGGVGDESVVGVGGVEGVESTQGAESVASAESAGSAESGDDTDAFAAAIGPETTDPVENGYDGSGGEDGHGGEAAEDDAATEGESDGGDDGGDAAEGNGDGEDDGGDARA; encoded by the coding sequence ATGCCGACCGACCCGTCCGTCCTCTGTCTCCCCCCGAGCGAGGAGGACGGCGACGAACTCGCCGCCGCTCTCGCGGACGCCGAGGCCGTCACTACCACGGTCGCGTCCCCCACAGATCCGCCAGAGGATCCCGCCTCGTCGTTCGACTGTGTGGTGGTCACACCCGCGTCGCTCGACGAACCGGCCGTCGAGACGGTCGTGGGGAAGCCGCTGCCGGTGGTGCTCACGGACGGCGGGACAGACGTGCTCCCGGAGACGGTCGCTCGCGTGGCGACCGGAGAGCGTCGCCCGACCGCGGACAACCCGATCGAGAGCGGCGGGCTGCTCGACCCGGCAGAGAGCGACGACGACACGACGCCCGGCGCGGCGACGGCGGAGGCGAGCACGGCGGGGCCGGCGGCCGCGGGGACCGACGCCTCGGGGTTCGCGGCCGCCGCCGAGGAGACGTTCGACCCCGAGGTGCTCAAGCGGGCCGTCGACGCCGCACAGACGCCGCTGACGCTCAGCGATCCGAGCCGTCCGGACAACCCGATGGTGTACGTCAACGAGGCGTTCGAGCGGGTGACCGGCTACGACGCCGAGGCGTGTCTCGGGCGCAACTGCCGGTTCCTGCAGGGGCCGGAGACGGACGAGCGGGCCGTCGAGCAGATCAGGGCGGCCATCGACGCCCGCGAGCCGGTCACGGTGGAGTTGACGAACTACACCGCCGACGGGGAGCCGTTCCGCAACCGGCTCACCGTCACGCCGGTGTACGACGACGGGGAGTTGGTCCACTTCCTCGGCTCACAGGAGGACGTGACCGACGAGTGGCGGGCGCGCCGCGACGCCGAGTTGGTGCGGAGTCTCGTCAACGAGGCCAACGACCTCGTGTTGGTGACGGACCCGGAGACCGGCGAGATCGTCGACGCGAACCGGACGGCCTGCGAGGAGTTGGGGTACGACTACGCGACGCTGACGGACATGACGCCGGCCGGCGTCGACCCGCGGTTCGACGACGCCGACGACTACCGCGCGTACCTCGACGACGGCGACGGCGCCATCGAGCAGTCGACCACCGAGGGCCGCTTCCAGCGCGCGGACGGCTCGACGTTCCCCGTCGAGGTGACCGGCCGCGTCACGGAGTTCGACGGCCGGCAGTACCGGCTCGCCATCGCACGCGACATCACGGAGCGGAAGCGGCGCGAGCGCCGCCGACGCGAGCTGTCGGCCGCCATCGAGGAGCTGTACGCGGTCGACAGCCAGACCGCGGTGGCGGACACGGCCGTCGAGATCACCGCGCGGGCGCTGGACCTGGAACTGTCGGCGGTCCGGCTCCGCGACGAGACCGGCCACCGGCTGGAGCCGGTGGCGATCAGCCCCGCGGCGGTGGACGCCGCCGCCGACGACGCCGAACTCGCGGCCGCGTTCCCCGCCTACGACATCGACGGCTCCGCACCCCACGCGGAGGCGTACGCGACGGGCGAGCCGGTTCGGGTCACGGACACGGCGGTGCTCACCGACGGCCACGAGCGGCCGGCGGTGGACGCGTTGGTGTGTCTCCCGTTGGGCGCCCACGGCGTGTTCAGCGTCGGCGCGCACGCCGACGAGACGCTCACGGACGGGGACGTGGAGCTGTTGGAACTGTTCGCGGGCAACGTCCGCGCCGCACTCGACAGGCTGGCCGTCGAGCGGCGTGTTCGCGAGCAGCGCGACGACCTGCAGGTGCTCAACCAGATGGTGCGCCACGACATCCGCAACGACCTGCAGGCGACGCTGGCGTTCGCCGAGACCATCGCCGACGTGGGCGAGGGTGACGTGGCCGAGTTCGCCGACCGGATCGTCGAGTCGACGCGCAACGCGATGGAGTTGACCAAGACCGCCCGCGACCTCGGCGAGACGATGCTCCAACCGGAGCGCGAACGGAAGCCGATCCCGTTGCGCGGGACGGTTCAGTCGCAACTCGACGAGGTGCGCTCGACCGCACAGGGGGCGGTGATCACCACCGACGGGACGATCCCGCGGGTGGACGTGCTCGCCGACGACATGTTCGACTCGGCCGTGCGGAACCTCCTGACGAACGCGGTCGAACACAACGACGGCGCCGTCCCGGAGGTGACCGTGTCCGCGACGGTCGAGGAGGGGGACGACGACGGTCCCGACCGCTGGGCGACACTGCGGGTCGCCGACGACGGGCCGGGTGTGCCGCCAGACCGGCGCGAGGAGATCTTCGGGAAGGGGGAGAAGGGCCTCGACAGCGAGGGCACCGGGATCGGACTGTACCTCGTCCAGACGCTCGCCGAGAACGCCGGCGGCGAGGTGTGGGTCGAGGACGGCGACCCGGAGGGAGCGGTGTTCGTCCTCCGACTCCCGGTCGCGGAGCGAGACGACTGGGCCGGCGGCGGAGACGGCGGCGTAGGCGACGAGTCGGTCGTCGGCGTCGGCGGCGTCGAGGGTGTCGAGAGTACACAGGGCGCCGAGAGTGTAGCGAGTGCCGAGAGTGCCGGGAGCGCAGAGAGTGGCGACGACACCGACGCGTTCGCTGCGGCGATCGGCCCGGAGACGACCGATCCCGTCGAGAACGGCTACGACGGCAGTGGTGGCGAGGACGGACACGGCGGCGAGGCTGCAGAGGACGACGCCGCCACGGAAGGTGAGAGCGACGGCGGAGACGACGGTGGTGACGCCGCGGAAGGTAATGGCGACGGCGAAGACGACGGCGGCGACGCCCGGGCCTGA
- a CDS encoding ABC transporter ATP-binding protein, whose protein sequence is MTDDKTRDDIAIRVDRLHKTFGGEDGTTAVDGVSFEVPSGSVVGILGPNGAGKTTTIKSILGLVQPDAGEIEVSNIDVREQPRAAYARMGAILEGARNIYWRLTVRENLEFFAGLGGDHPERLRERHDRLLERFELADWADTPVRELSRGMKQKVSLATTLARDVDVVFMDEPTLGLDVEASVELRSELRRLSADEEVTVVLTSHDMDVIEQVCDSVILLTDGSVLTHEEVDRLIDTFRTKEYRVTLAAPVSDDVRRRVERVTDADWERSGDRVSVAFRAPRGETVYDVVELLSDAGIELRDIESMEPNLEDVFLHLTEETTESSEFDGLDQVAERGRS, encoded by the coding sequence GTGACAGACGATAAAACGAGAGACGATATAGCAATACGTGTCGATCGTCTTCACAAAACGTTCGGTGGGGAGGACGGCACGACTGCCGTCGACGGGGTCAGTTTCGAGGTCCCCTCGGGATCTGTCGTCGGAATCCTCGGTCCGAACGGTGCCGGGAAGACGACGACGATCAAGTCGATTCTCGGCTTAGTCCAGCCCGACGCAGGTGAGATAGAGGTCTCGAACATCGACGTACGAGAACAGCCGCGGGCTGCCTACGCTCGGATGGGTGCGATACTCGAGGGCGCACGGAACATCTACTGGCGGCTCACCGTCCGCGAGAATCTCGAGTTCTTCGCAGGGTTAGGAGGAGATCACCCGGAGCGTCTACGAGAACGTCACGACAGGTTACTCGAGCGGTTCGAACTCGCCGACTGGGCGGACACGCCTGTCCGGGAACTCTCACGGGGAATGAAGCAGAAGGTGTCTCTCGCCACGACACTCGCGAGAGATGTCGACGTCGTGTTCATGGACGAACCGACTCTCGGTCTCGACGTGGAAGCGTCGGTCGAACTCCGGTCCGAACTCCGACGGCTGTCGGCTGACGAGGAGGTGACAGTCGTCCTGACCAGTCACGACATGGACGTGATCGAACAGGTCTGTGACAGTGTGATACTACTCACCGACGGGTCCGTACTCACACACGAAGAGGTCGATCGGTTGATCGACACGTTCCGGACCAAGGAGTACCGTGTGACGCTCGCGGCACCCGTCTCCGACGACGTTCGCCGGCGTGTCGAACGTGTTACAGACGCGGACTGGGAGCGCAGCGGTGATCGCGTGTCGGTAGCGTTCCGGGCACCCAGAGGCGAGACGGTCTACGACGTGGTCGAGCTGCTCTCCGACGCCGGCATCGAACTACGTGACATCGAGTCGATGGAGCCGAACCTCGAAGATGTCTTCCTCCACCTAACCGAGGAGACGACGGAGTCGTCGGAGTTCGACGGCCTCGATCAGGTGGCAGAACGGGGGCGATCGTGA
- a CDS encoding ABC transporter permease gives MTRSESGHSGSLWLLFRTISQKAIVTMVRYPVDTASQFVGLFVLFLLVFFGGTAVGGQQFSDSLEGVVIGFFLFTVASGAYAGVANSVSTESEWGTLERLYISPYRFGTVVAVDALVNVVISVLWAVVLLVLMMGVTGRWLSVDPLTVVPLLVATVTPVLGLGFAFGGAALVYKRIESVFQLVQFAFVALIAAPVGEVWILRLLPASHGAYLTRRAIESNRSLLEFPSGEIALVFTTAIVYFTVGYYVFVRATTVARSRGVMGHY, from the coding sequence ATGACCCGATCAGAGTCTGGACACTCGGGTTCGCTGTGGCTGTTGTTCCGTACGATCTCGCAGAAGGCGATCGTCACGATGGTTCGGTACCCAGTCGACACGGCTTCGCAGTTCGTCGGGTTGTTCGTTCTGTTCCTGTTGGTCTTCTTCGGCGGTACCGCAGTCGGTGGTCAGCAGTTCTCGGACAGTCTCGAAGGGGTCGTGATCGGATTCTTCCTCTTCACCGTCGCCTCGGGGGCGTACGCCGGTGTGGCGAACAGTGTCTCCACCGAGTCCGAGTGGGGGACACTGGAACGCCTCTACATCTCTCCGTACCGGTTCGGTACGGTCGTCGCCGTGGATGCACTGGTAAACGTCGTGATCAGTGTCCTCTGGGCCGTCGTGCTGTTGGTCCTGATGATGGGAGTCACCGGTCGGTGGCTCAGCGTCGATCCACTCACTGTTGTGCCCTTGTTGGTCGCAACCGTCACACCGGTCTTGGGACTCGGGTTCGCGTTCGGCGGTGCGGCGTTGGTGTACAAACGAATCGAGAGCGTGTTCCAGTTGGTGCAGTTCGCGTTCGTCGCACTCATCGCTGCACCGGTCGGTGAAGTCTGGATACTCCGACTGTTACCCGCCTCACACGGAGCCTACCTCACCCGCCGAGCGATCGAGTCGAACCGCAGTCTACTCGAGTTTCCATCCGGGGAGATCGCGCTCGTCTTCACGACTGCGATCGTCTACTTCACCGTGGGTTACTACGTGTTCGTGCGTGCGACGACGGTCGCCCGTAGTCGCGGTGTGATGGGACACTACTGA